One genomic window of Arachis hypogaea cultivar Tifrunner chromosome 8, arahy.Tifrunner.gnm2.J5K5, whole genome shotgun sequence includes the following:
- the LOC112707929 gene encoding calcium uptake protein, mitochondrial isoform X2: MSTFSTLRRPSLLITQRLHHSSQTCTPIIQPNNNNNQKKKLGCLGIVVGIFVCCSCSFFIPITTNNSNSPSSSHDDDANTSTFSSHSLFRKLSLPQNKHRLLFGDLYRRKVFFNYEKRMRLHSPPEKVFEYFASCRSPEGEMLMEAADLMRAVVPVFPPSESNLVREGYLKGERRSPGHLRCPPSLFFMLFDVNNDGLISFNVYIFLVTLLSIPESSFSAAFKMFDMDNDGEIDKEEFKKVMALMRSHNNYRQGAHHHRDGMRKGSKVNDDYVENGGVLEYFFGIDGKGRLSIHRFLQFMRDLHHEILRLEFDHYDYKSRETISAKDFALSIVASADLSHLELRKKLLPFSLAIIGFAKVNGLLRREDFQRAASHVCGLSLSDNVVKIVYHLFDTNGDGHLSSDEFVRVLHNKENDITQPMETGILRFLSCCWNCKHSFPYSRLFS; the protein is encoded by the exons ATGTCTACGTTTTCTACTCTGAGGAGGCCCTCACTATTAATAACCCAACGCCTGCACCACTCTTCACAAACATGCACACCAATAATCCaacccaataataataataatcaaaagaagAAGCTGGGTTGTTTGGGGATTGTGGTTGGAATTTTTGTGTGTTGTTCTTGTTCCTTCTTCATTCCCATCACTACCAACAACTCCAACTCCCCTTCATCTAGTCATGATGATGATGCAAACACTTCAACTTTTTCTTCACATTCTTTGTTTAGAAAACTCTCCCTTCCACAGAACAAACACAGGTTGCTCTTTGGAG ATTTGTACAGGAGGAAAGTTTTCTTCAACTATGAGAAGCGCATGCGTTTGCATAGTCCTCCCGAGAAG GTATTTGAATACTTTGCATCATGCCGGAGTCCGGAAGGAGAGATGCTGATGGAGGCAGCAGACCTAATGAGAGCAGTGGTTCCGGTGTTCCCGCCGTCGGAGTCGAATCTTGTGAGGGAAGGATACTTGAAAGGTGAAAGAAGAAGTCCAGGCCACCTTCGTTGTCCCCCTTCTCTGTTTTTCATGCTCTTTGATGTCAACAATGATGGCCTTATATCTTTCAACGT GTATATCTTTTTGGTAACACTACTTAGCATACCAGAATCAAGTTTTTCTGCGGCATTTAAAATGTTTGACATGGATAATGATGG GGAGATTGATaaggaagaattcaagaaagtgatggcattgatgcgaTCTCATAATAATTATAGACAAGGTGCTCATCACCATAGGGATGGAATGAGAAAAGGCTCAAAGGTCAATGATGATTATGTAGAAAATGGAGGTGTTTTGGAATATTTTTTTGGCATAGATGGAAAGGGACGCCTTAGCATTcatagattcttgcaatttatgagaGACTTGCATCATGAA ATACTAAGGCTGGAGTTTGATCATTATGACTACAAATCAAGAGAAACCATATCTGCCAAGGACTTTGCTCTCTCAATAGTTGCATCTGCTGATCTGAGTCATCTGG AGCTAAGGAAAAAATTGCTTCCATTTTCATTGGCCATTATTGGTTTTGCAAAAGTGAATGGCTTGTTAAGAAGAGAAGATTTTCAGCGAGCTGCATCACAT GTTTGTGGATTATCACTTTCTGATAACGTGGTTAAGATTGTTTACCATTTGTTTGACACAAATGGGGATGGACACTTAAGTTCAGATGAGTTTGTAAGAGTGCTACACAACAAAGAAAATGATATCACTCAACCTATGGAGACAGGGATCTTGCGTTTCTTGTCTTGCTGTTGGAACTGTAAGCATAGCTTCCCATACTCGCGGTTGTTTTCTTAG
- the LOC112707929 gene encoding calcium uptake protein, mitochondrial isoform X1, translating into MSTFSTLRRPSLLITQRLHHSSQTCTPIIQPNNNNNQKKKLGCLGIVVGIFVCCSCSFFIPITTNNSNSPSSSHDDDANTSTFSSHSLFRKLSLPQNKHRLLFGDLYRRKVFFNYEKRMRLHSPPEKVFEYFASCRSPEGEMLMEAADLMRAVVPVFPPSESNLVREGYLKGERRSPGHLRCPPSLFFMLFDVNNDGLISFNVYIFLVTLLSIPESSFSAAFKMFDMDNDGEIDKEEFKKVMALMRSHNNYRQGAHHHRDGMRKGSKVNDDYVENGGVLEYFFGIDGKGRLSIHRFLQFMRDLHHEILRLEFDHYDYKSRETISAKDFALSIVASADLSHLGRLLDLVEEMNNNPSFKDVRITFEEFNNFAELRKKLLPFSLAIIGFAKVNGLLRREDFQRAASHVCGLSLSDNVVKIVYHLFDTNGDGHLSSDEFVRVLHNKENDITQPMETGILRFLSCCWNCKHSFPYSRLFS; encoded by the exons ATGTCTACGTTTTCTACTCTGAGGAGGCCCTCACTATTAATAACCCAACGCCTGCACCACTCTTCACAAACATGCACACCAATAATCCaacccaataataataataatcaaaagaagAAGCTGGGTTGTTTGGGGATTGTGGTTGGAATTTTTGTGTGTTGTTCTTGTTCCTTCTTCATTCCCATCACTACCAACAACTCCAACTCCCCTTCATCTAGTCATGATGATGATGCAAACACTTCAACTTTTTCTTCACATTCTTTGTTTAGAAAACTCTCCCTTCCACAGAACAAACACAGGTTGCTCTTTGGAG ATTTGTACAGGAGGAAAGTTTTCTTCAACTATGAGAAGCGCATGCGTTTGCATAGTCCTCCCGAGAAG GTATTTGAATACTTTGCATCATGCCGGAGTCCGGAAGGAGAGATGCTGATGGAGGCAGCAGACCTAATGAGAGCAGTGGTTCCGGTGTTCCCGCCGTCGGAGTCGAATCTTGTGAGGGAAGGATACTTGAAAGGTGAAAGAAGAAGTCCAGGCCACCTTCGTTGTCCCCCTTCTCTGTTTTTCATGCTCTTTGATGTCAACAATGATGGCCTTATATCTTTCAACGT GTATATCTTTTTGGTAACACTACTTAGCATACCAGAATCAAGTTTTTCTGCGGCATTTAAAATGTTTGACATGGATAATGATGG GGAGATTGATaaggaagaattcaagaaagtgatggcattgatgcgaTCTCATAATAATTATAGACAAGGTGCTCATCACCATAGGGATGGAATGAGAAAAGGCTCAAAGGTCAATGATGATTATGTAGAAAATGGAGGTGTTTTGGAATATTTTTTTGGCATAGATGGAAAGGGACGCCTTAGCATTcatagattcttgcaatttatgagaGACTTGCATCATGAA ATACTAAGGCTGGAGTTTGATCATTATGACTACAAATCAAGAGAAACCATATCTGCCAAGGACTTTGCTCTCTCAATAGTTGCATCTGCTGATCTGAGTCATCTGGGTAGGTTGCTAGATTTGGTTGAAGAAATGAACAATAATCCAAGCTTTAAGGATGTACGCATCACATTTGAAGAGTTCAACAATTTTGCAGAGCTAAGGAAAAAATTGCTTCCATTTTCATTGGCCATTATTGGTTTTGCAAAAGTGAATGGCTTGTTAAGAAGAGAAGATTTTCAGCGAGCTGCATCACAT GTTTGTGGATTATCACTTTCTGATAACGTGGTTAAGATTGTTTACCATTTGTTTGACACAAATGGGGATGGACACTTAAGTTCAGATGAGTTTGTAAGAGTGCTACACAACAAAGAAAATGATATCACTCAACCTATGGAGACAGGGATCTTGCGTTTCTTGTCTTGCTGTTGGAACTGTAAGCATAGCTTCCCATACTCGCGGTTGTTTTCTTAG